CGCACTGTGGCAGAAGGGCAGCAGGGGATGGGGCTTTGGTTCGCGTTGAGGGCGCTTCAGCCTGGCGTGCCGGAGCGTGGTGCGCTGGCAGCTGGGGTGGCCGCCTGGGCTTCGATGACGTCCCACAGCTCCTCAGGGGTGGTGGCAACGTAATCCGCCCCAGCCTGCCTGAGGGCGCTGGCATTCTGCGAACCCCATGTGACGCCGCATGTGGGCAGTTGGGCTGAGCGGCCCATCATCATGTCATAGCCTGAATCACCAATCACAAGCTCAGGCCCTGCTGGGAAGCCAAGCTGGGCCTGGGCTTCTTCCACCGGGTCTGGCTCAGGCTTGTGGCGGGCGGTCATGTCAGAGCCCACAAGGGTGCTGAACAGCCCAGCAATGCCCAAATCAGCCAAATTGCGCTGGAGGGCGTCCGTCTTTTTGCTGGTGACGATAGCCATGGTCATGTCATGGGCGTGGGCGCGTTCGAGCAACGTCTTCATGCCTGGGAAAAGCGTAATCATGGCGGCAGGCAGTTCAGCATAGAGGGCGCGGTAGGTCTGGATGATTTCAGCTACCTTTTGGGGCGGCAGCGGCTTGCCCGCCAGCCCCTCCACCATGCTGGGCAGGGCCAGTCCCATGGCGTTGACGATGCGCGCCTGCAGCGGCACGGGCAAGTTGTGGGTGCGGAAGGCGCCCTGCATGGCCTGGACCACGGCGGGGGCTGTGTTAGCGATGGTACCGTCAAAATCAAAATAGAGGATCATGGGAACTTTCCAGCAAAACGGGCCTGACAAAGTGGTGCGGTCTAGTTTAAAAGAAGTTTTACAAAAGTGGCAGTGCCTTATGGCCCCAACATGGCCCCCTTACTAGCGGCGGGGCGCTGCGCCTTGCCCCACCAGCAACGGGAACACCCACTATGACCAAGCCTTCAACAGCCACTACAGCCTGGGGCACTTTGCCTGACGGCCGCCCTGTTTCCATGGTCACCCTCACTAATGGGGATGGCCTCAATGGTGAAAGCATTACAGCGCGCATCATCACCTGGGGTGGTATCCTGCAATCAGTGGAGACACCGGACGCCAATGGCAAAAGCGCTGACATTTCCCTAGGCTTCCCCAACCTTGAAGGTTACCTAGCCCACAATGAGGACCCGCATTTCGGCGTTATCCTGGGCCGTGTGGCCAACCGCATCAAGGGTGCCAGCTTCGAGCTGGACGGCGCCACCTTCAAAACGCCCGTCAATAACGGCGCCAACACTATCCACAGCGGGCCTGGTGGCTTCCATGCCCAGCTTTGGACCATTGAGGACACTGGCGCTGACGATAGCAAAGCATGGCTGACCCTCGCCCTTACCAGCCCTGAGGGGGACATGGGCTTCCCCGGCACCGTGAAGGTGCGCGCCACCTACACCCTCACCACCAAGGGGGAGCTGGCCGTGCGCTTTGTTGGCGAAACCGACAAGCCCACCCTCCTCAACATGGCGACCCACGCTTACTGGAACCTGAACGGCGAAGGCTCCGGCAGTGCTGAGCCTGCGCAGCTGCGCATAGACGCCACCCGCTACGCTGTGATGGACGAGGACTGCGTGCCCACAGGGGAACTGGCGCCCGTCACGGGGACGCCTTACGACTTCACCAGCTTCCACACGGTGGGAGAACGGCTGCGCAGCTCGCTGCCGCAGATGTACTGGGCGCACGGCTATGACACCAGCTGGGAAATCAGCGGTGAATGGGGCCGGGGCAAGCCTGTGCGCCGCGCAGCCACCCTCTACGACCCGCGCTCTGGCCGCCAGCTTGTGGTCCTGACCAACGCCCCAGCTATGCAGTTCTACAGCTGCAACTGGCTGAACGGCGCTTATGTTGGCCCTTCAGGGCGCACTTACCGCCAGACGGACGGCGTGGCGTTTGAGCCAGGCCACTACCCCGACAGCATCCACCGCCCTGAGTTCCCAAGCGTTGTCCTGCGCCCTGGGGAAACGTACGACCACACAACCGTGTTCCGCTTCAGCACAGGCCTGCCTGAAGGCCTCTGAGCGCTGGCGCTCCCACGCGCCAAGCCCCCAGCCCAGTGGGTTAGGGGTTGAAGGGGCGGCTGTGGGTTGGCACAGGTTGGTGCAAGCGGCCATGCCTGCATTCTGCCTGCCCCAAGCCAGTGCTGCGCCTGGAGTGCCTCTCAGATCTGGGCGCCGAAATTGGGGAAGGGCGCTGGCGGCCCCACCAGGTTGGGCGGCTCCAGCCTGACCACGCGGGCGGGGTTGCCCACAGCGGTGGCGTAATCAGGGATGTTGCCCAGCACAACGCTGGCCGCCCCCACTTTGGCGCCACGCCCAATGCTGACCCGCCCCAAGACGATGGCGCCAGCCCCCACAAGCGCCCCCTCCCGCACGATGGGGTGGCGCGCCCCCTCCTCATGACCAGTCCCCCCCAGCGTCACGTTCTGGAAAAGGGAGACGTTGTCCTCCACAATGGCGGTCTCCCCAATCACGATGCCCGTGCCGTGGTCAATCGTCAGGCCCTGCCCCAAGCGGGCTGCCGGGTGGATGTCAATGCCGAAAAGCTCGTTGACGCGCGCCTGCAGTTGGTAGGCTAGCGGGCGCCGCCCCTCCAGCCACAGCTGGTGGGCGATGCGGTGTGCCTGCAGCGCCTGCCACCCTTTAAAGAACAGGAAAGGCGTGGTCAGATCATGGCAGGCCGGGTCCCGCTCACGCGTGGCCAGGATGTCCTGCGCGGCCGCCACGGCTATGGCGGGGTTGGCTTTCAGACAGGCTGCCACCAGGCGCGTCATCACCGGTTCGGCCAGGGCGCGGTCCGTCAGCTTGGCCCCAAGGAGGGAGGCCAGGGCGGAGGGGAAGTCGTGGTGGTCGCAGATGTTGACGCCAAACAAGTCCCTTATCAGCGGGTCGGCGCAGCAGCAGGCCTGGGCCTGCATCTCTGCCCAGAACCTTTTGAGGAACGCCTGGGGCGCCGCCTCAGGGTTGGGCAGGGGGATGGCACCGGCAGCATTCCCCTCCCCATGGCAGGGCTGGGGGGCCGCTTTGGAAGGGGCACTGTAGGTGGTAAGGACAGATGAGGGGGGTGAGGCAACCATGGCGTGCACCTTACAGCCCCCACCCCCCTCCCTGCCAGGGGGAAGTGGCCCTGCGCCAACCTTCACAGCACGCTTTGCCCCACCTTGTTTTGGGCAGCCCCTTAGGCTAACGGGCCATCAAGGCCAAACAGCGTGGAACATCGGCTTGAGGGGTTCAAGAAGGTGGTACGCCAAGCGGTGAGGAGCTTTCCGCCACCGGTTCCAAGAGCGGCGCCGTCTAGGCTAACTAGCCCTGAAAGCCGCTGCGGCACCGCGCCGCATGAAATGCAAGCGGCAAGAAGCAGCGGCTGATAGGCGGTGATAAGGGAACTCTAACCAGCACCGTCCATTTCTGAGCTGCCTATGTGGCAGGATGCATTTATTTAGACGTCCCTTCCATTTTATCCCTAATTTTGAGGTCCTTCAAAAAACGGCAGTTTAGGGCTGTTACCAGAACTGGCTTGAAAAGAGGGGTAAATAGGCCCACAGTGCATTTATTGGCTGTTCCCAGCCATTGAAGCGTGAATCAGTTCGCTTCCCTGCCGCGTAGGCAGCTCAGAAATTTTCCGGCAGCGGTACGGCCTGTTTTTCCAGGTTCCCTGCCGCGTAGGCAGCTCAGAAAGGACTGCGTTGCTATAGGCCCGTGGGCATGTTCCCTGCCTTATGGGGAGCCCAGGGCTGTGGTCCAATGGGCTTGGGGTGGGCCAGACGCCATGGTGGCTAACCCTGGTGCTTTTTAGGCCAGGGACGGCACAGCCCTGGCGCCGTTCCCAGCCAGGCAGCTTGCAAGGATCCACCCATGGCAAAGCCTTTTTCCCTGGCAGCCCTCACAGCACTGCCACTCCTCAGCGCCCTTGTGCTGCCCTGCCTCCCGGCCAACGCCGCCACAGACATCAGCTTGGACACTAGCACGGCCCAGGGCGCAGTGCTGGCCCGCACAGAGGCTGAACGTCAGTCCACCTTCATGGAGCCGCAGGATTTCCTGAACGCCAGCCAGGGCCAAACGCCAGCGGGCCTGGTGCAGGGGCAGGTGGATGTCGGCCCCATCATCAACACCATGTTGGGCCAGGGCGTGCGCAACATTTACCTGCCTTGCGGGTTCTACAAGCTGGCCACCACCATCAAACTGGTTTCCCTCAGCACGCTGGCGGGTTCAGGCGCCTGCACGATGCTTTCACTGCAAAGCACCACAGGCAACGCCATTGAAGGGGCTGGGGTTAGCCTCACAGTAGTGCGCGATTTCATCGTGCAAGCTGATGTAAAGAGGACCTCTGGCGCTGCCATTGCCTACATCATGTCCTCCACCCAAAACCCTTTTGAAAACCAAATTCGCAACATCTCCTTCACCAATGGGGGAACAGGGCTCCAACGTTACCATTACGACAACATTTACCTGGAAGGCGCCAACAGCACCCACATCAGCCATGTTTCAGGGCGCGGCGCCAGCCACAACGGCATCACCCTAACAGGAACCACGTTGCGTTCCGTAGACAACTACGTCACCGATTCTGGCTTTGACAGCTATGGCCGCGCGCCCCTGGAGCTCATCTGGGCTTCTGGCGTCTACATGTCATCGCTTGACTTGCTGGGCAGCCAAATGGCTGGGGTACTTGTGGATCCAGACACCAAACATGAAGTGGACGGGCTGCGCGCCACAGCCGTGCTGGCTGACAGCAACATTGGTCCAGGCTGGCTACTGGGTGGGAGTGGCCCCATCACTGAATTCAACATCACCAACTGTTGGGGCTCTACCAACGGTTTCAAACCTGGCACCTTGGAGGTGGCAGGCATTGCCCAGGGCTTCACCATCACCAACCCCCAAGCCAATGACATTGTGGTGGCCTCGTCTGAGTTCCACGCCAAC
The sequence above is drawn from the Formicincola oecophyllae genome and encodes:
- a CDS encoding aldose epimerase family protein — its product is MTKPSTATTAWGTLPDGRPVSMVTLTNGDGLNGESITARIITWGGILQSVETPDANGKSADISLGFPNLEGYLAHNEDPHFGVILGRVANRIKGASFELDGATFKTPVNNGANTIHSGPGGFHAQLWTIEDTGADDSKAWLTLALTSPEGDMGFPGTVKVRATYTLTTKGELAVRFVGETDKPTLLNMATHAYWNLNGEGSGSAEPAQLRIDATRYAVMDEDCVPTGELAPVTGTPYDFTSFHTVGERLRSSLPQMYWAHGYDTSWEISGEWGRGKPVRRAATLYDPRSGRQLVVLTNAPAMQFYSCNWLNGAYVGPSGRTYRQTDGVAFEPGHYPDSIHRPEFPSVVLRPGETYDHTTVFRFSTGLPEGL
- the cysE gene encoding serine O-acetyltransferase encodes the protein MQAQACCCADPLIRDLFGVNICDHHDFPSALASLLGAKLTDRALAEPVMTRLVAACLKANPAIAVAAAQDILATRERDPACHDLTTPFLFFKGWQALQAHRIAHQLWLEGRRPLAYQLQARVNELFGIDIHPAARLGQGLTIDHGTGIVIGETAIVEDNVSLFQNVTLGGTGHEEGARHPIVREGALVGAGAIVLGRVSIGRGAKVGAASVVLGNIPDYATAVGNPARVVRLEPPNLVGPPAPFPNFGAQI
- a CDS encoding HAD family hydrolase — its product is MILYFDFDGTIANTAPAVVQAMQGAFRTHNLPVPLQARIVNAMGLALPSMVEGLAGKPLPPQKVAEIIQTYRALYAELPAAMITLFPGMKTLLERAHAHDMTMAIVTSKKTDALQRNLADLGIAGLFSTLVGSDMTARHKPEPDPVEEAQAQLGFPAGPELVIGDSGYDMMMGRSAQLPTCGVTWGSQNASALRQAGADYVATTPEELWDVIEAQAATPAASAPRSGTPG